A single region of the Mechercharimyces sp. CAU 1602 genome encodes:
- a CDS encoding ferritin-like domain-containing protein: MYWQYPPHAYYSQYHYGYPPQVQPTQGVPYSPWKHLSTPLPDELIYETDVTKALELLMEGIQGEQQDEMFYDYLLTKAPDEEDRTIITGIRDDERRHRKMFRQIYYGLTMQQPVQKETETPFQAPRSYLDGLSQAIMGESDAVRKYRKLYFTVPGVVYKNMVFSILTDELIHGSRYNYLYAKNK, encoded by the coding sequence ATGTACTGGCAATACCCACCACACGCGTATTATTCACAGTATCACTACGGTTATCCACCTCAGGTTCAACCGACTCAAGGAGTACCCTACTCTCCATGGAAACATCTCTCCACTCCCCTACCAGATGAGCTCATTTATGAAACCGATGTTACAAAAGCATTGGAGCTACTGATGGAGGGGATTCAGGGAGAACAACAGGATGAAATGTTTTATGATTACCTGCTAACCAAAGCTCCTGACGAAGAAGATCGTACCATTATTACTGGGATTCGTGATGATGAACGTCGTCATCGCAAGATGTTTCGACAAATCTATTACGGTTTAACGATGCAACAACCCGTTCAAAAGGAAACAGAGACACCTTTCCAAGCTCCCCGAAGCTACTTAGATGGACTTAGTCAAGCCATTATGGGGGAGAGTGACGCTGTACGAAAGTACCGCAAACTATATTTCACTGTTCCTGGTGTGGTATATAAAAATATGGTATTCTCTATCCTGACTGATGAGTTGATCCACGGCTCTCGCTATAACTACCTATATGCCAAAAACAAATAA
- a CDS encoding NAD-dependent succinate-semialdehyde dehydrogenase: MLTKENLIQGNWIKTEERMAVTNPANKEVIGYVPQAGTLEAERAVTAAHEAFPAWAARTAEERSQLLYRWYQLIETNKEQLARMMTMEQGKPLQEARGEIDYANNYILWYAEEAKRLYGESIPASSTAKRIFVKKEPVGVVAAITPWNFPAAMITRKVAPALAAGCTVVTKPASETPFTAILLMELAQEAGMPAGVINLVTGDAQTIVGAWQADQRVKKLTFTGSTPVGKQLMQDAAGTMKRLSLELGGHAPFIVTKNADLERAVEGAIISKFRNAGQTCICSNRMYIDEEIADRFIERFTEKVSTLVVGDGLHDGVDIGPLINKAALNKVKEHIDDAKKRGATLVMGGEMIMEDQGYFMTPAVLTGVTDEMLCMQEETFGPLAPITTFRTVEEALKRANHSPFGLAAYAYSNDIAEAMQLADGLQYGVIGLNDGAPSAAQAPFGGFKESGYGREGSHHGIESYVEVKYISLGGLG, translated from the coding sequence ATGTTAACGAAGGAAAACTTGATTCAAGGAAATTGGATCAAAACCGAAGAGAGGATGGCAGTAACTAATCCTGCGAATAAAGAAGTGATCGGATATGTACCACAGGCGGGAACCCTAGAAGCAGAGCGAGCCGTGACAGCTGCACACGAAGCTTTTCCGGCATGGGCGGCGCGTACAGCGGAGGAGCGCAGTCAACTGCTATATCGCTGGTACCAGCTAATTGAGACAAATAAAGAGCAGCTTGCGCGTATGATGACGATGGAACAAGGGAAACCCTTGCAGGAGGCGCGCGGAGAGATTGATTATGCGAACAATTATATTTTATGGTACGCCGAAGAGGCGAAGCGTCTCTATGGAGAAAGCATTCCCGCATCTTCAACCGCGAAGCGAATCTTTGTCAAAAAAGAGCCGGTGGGGGTGGTGGCTGCTATCACCCCATGGAATTTCCCGGCGGCAATGATTACAAGGAAAGTAGCTCCTGCATTGGCCGCAGGATGTACGGTAGTGACAAAACCAGCGAGTGAAACCCCATTTACAGCGATTCTCCTGATGGAGTTGGCGCAAGAAGCAGGCATGCCCGCAGGGGTAATCAATTTGGTGACGGGGGATGCACAGACGATCGTAGGTGCGTGGCAAGCAGACCAACGCGTTAAAAAGCTGACCTTCACCGGCTCCACTCCCGTAGGGAAACAGCTTATGCAGGATGCAGCGGGAACCATGAAACGACTCTCACTTGAGTTGGGTGGGCACGCTCCTTTCATCGTGACGAAAAATGCTGATCTTGAGCGTGCGGTAGAGGGAGCGATCATCTCTAAATTTCGCAATGCAGGACAAACTTGTATTTGTAGTAATCGTATGTACATCGATGAGGAAATTGCAGATCGCTTCATTGAGCGTTTTACAGAAAAGGTATCTACTCTGGTTGTCGGTGATGGTCTACACGACGGGGTTGATATCGGGCCCCTCATCAATAAAGCTGCGCTTAATAAGGTGAAGGAGCATATTGATGACGCCAAAAAGCGGGGAGCTACCCTGGTGATGGGTGGGGAAATGATTATGGAAGATCAGGGTTATTTTATGACGCCTGCTGTTTTAACGGGTGTAACCGATGAAATGTTATGCATGCAAGAGGAAACTTTTGGTCCACTTGCTCCGATCACCACATTCCGGACTGTAGAGGAAGCGCTTAAGCGTGCGAATCATAGTCCATTTGGCCTGGCAGCTTATGCATACAGCAACGATATTGCAGAAGCGATGCAATTGGCAGATGGCTTGCAGTACGGCGTGATTGGACTAAATGATGGGGCTCCGTCTGCGGCACAAGCGCCGTTTGGTGGTTTTAAGGAGAGCGGGTATGGTCGTGAAGGTAGTCACCATGGAATTGAGTCGTACGTAGAGGTGAAATATATTTCGCTCGGTGGATTGGGTTAG
- a CDS encoding YolD-like family protein produces MSRVLERGNKMWEGHRMILPEHVDHLHEQNRAAKKYQAPDLSEDAIREIGFAIEKSMVELIPVLVQCAGKYGIESYEGVITSINAIDRYIRLQGADHTEHISFQTIVNVETRE; encoded by the coding sequence ATGAGCCGTGTATTGGAGCGAGGAAATAAGATGTGGGAGGGTCACCGTATGATCCTTCCCGAGCATGTGGATCATTTGCACGAACAAAACCGAGCAGCGAAGAAGTATCAAGCTCCTGATTTATCTGAAGATGCTATCCGTGAGATTGGATTTGCGATTGAAAAATCAATGGTGGAGCTGATCCCAGTACTGGTGCAGTGTGCAGGTAAATATGGAATTGAGAGTTATGAGGGTGTTATTACGAGCATTAATGCGATTGATCGTTATATTAGGCTTCAGGGAGCTGACCATACTGAACATATCTCCTTTCAAACAATTGTAAATGTGGAAACAAGGGAATGA
- a CDS encoding Bax inhibitor-1/YccA family protein, whose product MDNQHYVGSEHVASSGLMTRVFAWMFAGLALTAIISFFVLADGGMITYFEQNMMVFYGLLIGELILVFFLAARVHKMSVATASFFFFFYAALNGFTLSPLLSIYNVGSIGVVFAITAGMFGSMALYGYVTKRDLSKLGSILFMALIGLIIASIANIFMNSGVLYWVISYVGVLIFCGLTAFDVQKIKRMEAISMDEDNHAKAAIMGALALYLDFINMFIFLLRIFGNRD is encoded by the coding sequence ATGGATAATCAACATTACGTAGGCTCAGAGCACGTAGCTAGCTCTGGGTTGATGACCCGTGTCTTTGCTTGGATGTTTGCAGGTTTGGCGCTAACAGCGATCATCTCCTTCTTTGTTCTGGCAGACGGAGGGATGATTACCTACTTTGAACAAAATATGATGGTCTTTTATGGGCTTTTGATTGGCGAGTTAATTCTAGTCTTCTTCTTGGCGGCGCGCGTACATAAGATGTCTGTAGCGACTGCTAGCTTTTTCTTTTTCTTCTATGCGGCACTTAATGGCTTTACCTTAAGTCCACTTCTTAGTATCTACAATGTTGGTTCGATCGGGGTCGTCTTTGCTATTACAGCAGGGATGTTTGGTTCCATGGCGCTATACGGTTATGTAACCAAGCGAGACTTGTCTAAGTTAGGTAGTATTTTGTTTATGGCGTTGATTGGTCTTATTATTGCTAGTATCGCCAATATTTTTATGAATAGCGGTGTTTTGTACTGGGTGATATCGTACGTAGGCGTATTAATCTTTTGTGGCTTAACAGCATTTGATGTACAGAAGATTAAACGCATGGAAGCGATCTCGATGGATGAAGATAACCATGCAAAAGCGGCCATCATGGGCGCTCTGGCGCTGTACCTCGACTTTATCAATATGTTTATCTTCCTGTTACGGATTTTCGGTAACAGAGATTAA
- a CDS encoding VWA domain-containing protein, with amino-acid sequence MIRKGYYCFFMFILLTGCSTLLNGGQANTTKDSAESMGVEIEVATDAKSMIEAGPGKYVGRNFDQGKIEQELLKFPEGTETKEAYSRLVSLMAEDYIMIDKEIDEFDPSITTNITKPGGVNNPEVKVAQKMQVEILLDTSGSMAQTVHGKRKMDMAKASIEKFVSSLPQGVEVGLRIYGHKGSNRDSDKSLSCNSNEMVYGMKEYDGKSFGKALDLAKPVGWTPLAKAIQSAKSDFSDGNAQNVVYIVSDGVETCDGDPVAAAKSLHESNIEAVVNIIGLDMDNKGQVQLKEVAFAGGGKYIEADNEEDMQRYFDKEYERLKKAWSDWRQMSEKQVDSGDTDNQLGLDKLIKKKALGLVDSEYQQFKEAISFLADKGKIQSESGVLQQVSNRKQLLRKYFIDRDNKIESLLIMEEEERLKEIQETEKQQQEELDKKIGKGE; translated from the coding sequence GTGATTCGCAAGGGGTATTACTGCTTTTTTATGTTTATTCTATTAACTGGATGCTCGACGTTACTAAATGGTGGACAGGCAAATACAACGAAGGATAGTGCTGAATCAATGGGTGTAGAAATAGAAGTGGCAACCGATGCTAAAAGCATGATCGAAGCGGGTCCTGGTAAATATGTTGGGCGCAATTTTGATCAGGGGAAAATCGAACAGGAACTACTCAAGTTTCCAGAAGGAACAGAAACTAAAGAAGCGTATAGTCGGTTAGTTTCGCTTATGGCGGAAGATTATATTATGATAGATAAAGAGATTGATGAATTTGATCCATCCATAACCACCAATATAACAAAACCAGGTGGAGTAAATAATCCCGAAGTAAAAGTAGCGCAAAAGATGCAAGTGGAAATTTTATTAGATACGAGTGGGAGTATGGCACAAACAGTGCATGGCAAACGCAAGATGGACATGGCAAAAGCATCGATTGAGAAGTTTGTCTCTTCTCTACCGCAAGGAGTGGAGGTAGGGTTACGGATTTACGGACACAAAGGAAGCAACAGAGACAGCGATAAATCCCTCTCCTGTAATAGTAACGAAATGGTATATGGGATGAAAGAGTATGATGGCAAATCTTTTGGCAAAGCTTTAGATTTGGCAAAGCCTGTGGGATGGACTCCCCTAGCGAAAGCGATTCAATCAGCAAAAAGTGACTTTAGCGATGGTAACGCGCAAAATGTTGTTTATATCGTGAGCGATGGCGTTGAGACCTGTGATGGAGACCCAGTGGCAGCTGCTAAATCCTTACATGAATCTAATATTGAAGCTGTAGTGAATATTATTGGATTAGATATGGATAACAAAGGACAAGTACAACTAAAGGAAGTAGCTTTTGCAGGTGGTGGGAAGTACATCGAGGCAGACAATGAAGAGGATATGCAGCGTTACTTCGATAAAGAATATGAACGCTTAAAAAAAGCATGGAGCGACTGGCGACAAATGAGTGAGAAGCAGGTGGATAGTGGTGATACAGATAATCAATTAGGGTTAGATAAATTAATTAAAAAAAAGGCACTTGGTTTAGTAGATAGTGAATATCAGCAATTTAAAGAAGCGATTTCTTTCCTAGCGGACAAGGGGAAAATTCAGAGTGAGTCAGGGGTATTACAGCAGGTATCAAATCGAAAACAGCTATTACGCAAGTACTTTATTGACCGTGACAACAAGATTGAGTCTTTATTGATAATGGAGGAGGAAGAGCGCTTAAAGGAGATTCAAGAGACAGAGAAGCAGCAGCAAGAAGAGCTAGATAAGAAAATAGGAAAAGGGGAGTAA
- a CDS encoding SBBP repeat-containing protein has product MNSNVLCPLVFIPSEGKRRDEVYHFWADGDGCRFYFFRDRVEFCFSTDEETATLSLHFVNVQPQAGMEISSTEHQVIYKEVWEGIDLIFSGNQEQLKYDIIVHPGACVEHICLRYEGGEEVSLSEEGDLFVHMQNGVLREGKPVSFQWMKNGRVSIPTHFQLNKDDSIGFAIANEMYDPTMLLVIDPVVFYSTYLGGTEADIGNGITVDSSRSAYVTGVTDSADFPTTTGAFQTINMGGGDVFVSKLNVAGSSLVYSTLVGGTGGDIGRSIAVDATGNTYVTGQTSSTNYPVTSGAFQTVASVLADAFVTKLNATGTSLLYSTYLGGSGDDDDGFGIDVDDTNNAYVAGETNSTDFPITTGAFQTVNAGTGIDAFITKLNPAGTALVYSTFLGGTDNDRGRGIVINESNQAYVTGLTDSTNFPTTTGAFQTVFGGGGDAFITKLNTTGSALVYSTYLGGSNTDAGNAIDLDGGNNAYVTGRTFSTDFPTTNNAFQTIFSASTASDAFVTKLNPIGSALIYSTFLGGLGDDIGFGIGVDSFGGAWVTGQTNSTNFPVTSDAFQDSLAGLIDAFVTQISFSGQGISFSSYLGGSFEDEGNGVAVGPLEAAYLTGQTASFNFPVTSGAIQTMNPSPEVDSAFVTKVGPLSSVGATGPTGPTGATGVTGAAGAQGARGPRGRRGPRGPRGPRGMGGEGEFGG; this is encoded by the coding sequence ATGAATTCAAACGTATTGTGTCCGCTTGTTTTTATACCAAGTGAAGGGAAACGAAGGGACGAGGTATACCATTTCTGGGCAGATGGAGACGGGTGCCGGTTTTACTTTTTCCGTGATCGTGTGGAGTTTTGCTTCTCAACTGATGAAGAGACAGCAACTTTATCCCTGCACTTTGTAAATGTACAGCCGCAGGCGGGCATGGAGATAAGCTCAACCGAACATCAAGTCATCTATAAAGAAGTATGGGAAGGCATCGACCTCATCTTTTCAGGGAATCAAGAGCAGCTAAAATACGACATAATTGTTCATCCAGGAGCATGTGTGGAACATATCTGTTTACGGTACGAAGGCGGAGAAGAAGTTTCACTGAGTGAAGAGGGTGACTTGTTTGTTCATATGCAAAATGGCGTTCTTCGGGAAGGAAAGCCAGTCAGCTTTCAATGGATGAAGAACGGAAGAGTATCCATTCCGACTCATTTTCAATTAAACAAAGACGATTCCATTGGATTTGCTATTGCTAATGAGATGTATGACCCAACGATGCTTCTTGTGATTGATCCTGTTGTTTTTTACTCCACTTATTTAGGAGGAACAGAAGCGGATATAGGGAATGGCATCACCGTTGATTCAAGCAGAAGTGCTTATGTGACGGGGGTAACGGATTCGGCCGATTTCCCGACGACTACAGGTGCTTTTCAAACGATAAACATGGGCGGCGGTGATGTTTTCGTCTCCAAGTTAAATGTAGCGGGCAGCTCCTTGGTTTACTCGACTCTCGTTGGAGGGACGGGTGGTGACATAGGGCGAAGTATTGCAGTAGATGCGACGGGAAATACGTATGTGACAGGACAAACATCTTCAACAAATTATCCTGTAACATCAGGCGCTTTCCAAACAGTTGCCTCAGTGCTAGCAGATGCATTTGTGACAAAATTAAATGCTACCGGAACTTCCCTACTCTATTCGACTTACTTAGGGGGAAGCGGGGATGATGATGATGGTTTTGGGATAGATGTTGATGATACCAACAATGCCTATGTGGCAGGAGAGACCAATTCAACCGATTTCCCCATCACGACGGGTGCGTTTCAGACAGTGAATGCAGGTACAGGAATCGATGCATTTATCACGAAATTAAACCCTGCGGGCACAGCGCTTGTCTACTCTACTTTTCTGGGTGGGACAGATAATGATAGAGGACGAGGGATCGTGATCAATGAGAGTAATCAAGCCTATGTGACAGGCTTAACAGATTCAACCAACTTCCCTACAACCACGGGTGCGTTTCAAACGGTGTTTGGTGGAGGTGGCGATGCGTTCATCACCAAGCTGAACACGACAGGATCTGCGTTGGTCTACTCTACGTATTTGGGAGGCTCTAATACGGATGCTGGAAACGCAATTGATTTGGACGGAGGCAATAATGCCTATGTGACTGGGAGGACTTTCTCCACGGATTTTCCCACAACCAATAATGCTTTCCAAACAATCTTTTCAGCAAGTACCGCGTCTGATGCGTTTGTCACCAAACTAAACCCAATAGGGAGTGCATTGATCTACTCCACTTTTCTCGGCGGACTGGGAGATGATATAGGGTTTGGAATTGGAGTCGATTCCTTTGGAGGCGCTTGGGTGACCGGGCAAACGAATTCGACGAACTTTCCCGTTACCTCTGATGCGTTTCAAGACAGCTTAGCAGGACTTATTGATGCTTTTGTTACGCAAATTAGCTTTTCCGGTCAAGGGATTTCCTTCTCTTCTTACCTAGGAGGCAGCTTTGAAGATGAGGGAAATGGTGTTGCGGTTGGTCCGCTAGAGGCTGCCTACCTTACGGGGCAAACTGCATCATTTAATTTTCCTGTTACCTCCGGAGCGATACAAACCATGAACCCATCCCCTGAGGTGGATAGCGCTTTTGTCACCAAAGTTGGACCACTCTCCTCGGTAGGCGCAACAGGACCTACAGGGCCAACGGGTGCAACCGGAGTGACGGGAGCAGCAGGGGCTCAGGGCGCACGTGGACCGAGAGGACGACGTGGACCAAGAGGTCCAAGAGGGCCACGTGGTATGGGTGGAGAAGGAGAGTTTGGAGGTTAA
- a CDS encoding SBBP repeat-containing protein yields MNQCVPSSLSFVLSNRGEIRDGNCYRADGEGCRFLFYRDCVEFWLSTTEGVENLVLQFVHANLHVNMELDQRKEKVIYKQVWDGIDLIFSSFEGQLKYDVIVYPGASVEDIRLKYVGGNEVLLNEQGELLIYTNQGVLREGKPVSFQWRKEGKRDIPTNFQLLSDGSIGFEIKIQEFDPSSVLIIDPVVFYSTYIGGSDDDEALSIAVDSIGNAYVTGETDSTDFPVTSGAFQSMNAGGEDVFVSKLNANGSSLLYSTYLGGTEDDMGNGIAVDVLNNAYVTGETDSTNFPITSGAFQTLFTGNSMVFATKLNASGTSLVYSTFLGGSGSDQGNGVDVDDSNFAYITGQTDSTDFPVTSGAFQAVFGGIIDGFITKLNIAGSMLVYSTFLGGSGPDASNGISVDTSGSAYVTGITGSTDFPVTSGAFQTVYGGSLDAYITKFNPAGSSLVYSTFLGGSDGDGGFAIDLDGANNAYITGSTRSTNFPITKIAFQTTLPGSSAALVTKLNSMGSSLIFSTYLGGNSDQFAVGIAVDSFGSAWVTGATTSTNFPLTSDAFQDSFGGNIDAFITQMSFSGRGVSFSSYLGGSDTDVGNAVAVDNQGSAYVTGETQSTNYPVTFGAFQRSNPSPGDGSAFVMKVGQQTSVGATGATGATGPAGATGATGPTGATGVTGATGPTGATGVTGPQGPRGPEGRRGPRGPRGPRGFSGGGEFSR; encoded by the coding sequence GTGAACCAGTGTGTGCCTAGTTCGCTTAGTTTTGTATTGAGTAACAGGGGAGAGATACGGGATGGGAATTGCTATCGTGCAGATGGAGAGGGATGTCGATTCCTCTTTTACAGGGATTGCGTAGAATTTTGGTTGTCTACTACTGAAGGGGTAGAAAATCTCGTCCTTCAATTTGTTCACGCCAATCTACATGTGAACATGGAGTTAGATCAAAGGAAAGAGAAAGTCATCTATAAGCAGGTATGGGATGGTATTGATCTTATCTTTTCTAGTTTTGAGGGGCAGTTAAAGTATGATGTCATCGTGTATCCAGGTGCATCGGTCGAAGATATTCGTTTAAAGTATGTGGGCGGAAACGAAGTGTTACTTAACGAACAAGGTGAATTGTTAATTTATACAAACCAAGGTGTTTTACGTGAGGGAAAGCCTGTTAGCTTTCAATGGAGGAAGGAAGGAAAAAGAGATATTCCCACGAATTTTCAACTGCTCTCAGATGGATCGATTGGATTTGAAATTAAGATACAGGAATTCGATCCGAGTAGCGTTCTTATCATTGATCCTGTTGTCTTTTACTCTACTTACATAGGGGGATCTGATGATGATGAAGCTCTTAGTATTGCAGTCGATTCCATAGGAAATGCATATGTCACCGGTGAGACTGATTCCACTGATTTTCCAGTGACATCAGGTGCGTTTCAGTCGATGAATGCGGGTGGAGAGGATGTCTTTGTTAGTAAACTTAACGCAAATGGAAGTTCTCTTCTATATTCAACCTATCTAGGGGGAACTGAGGATGATATGGGGAACGGAATTGCGGTGGATGTTTTAAATAATGCCTATGTGACTGGAGAGACTGACTCTACTAATTTCCCTATTACGTCAGGTGCGTTTCAAACATTATTTACAGGGAATTCCATGGTGTTTGCCACAAAATTGAATGCATCAGGGACTTCTTTGGTGTACTCAACTTTTTTAGGTGGTAGTGGAAGCGATCAGGGCAATGGGGTTGATGTTGATGACAGCAACTTTGCGTATATAACCGGTCAGACTGACTCTACTGATTTCCCTGTGACGTCAGGTGCCTTTCAAGCAGTATTTGGTGGGATAATTGATGGTTTTATCACAAAACTAAACATTGCAGGCTCTATGTTGGTGTATTCTACCTTTCTGGGGGGGAGTGGGCCAGACGCTTCGAATGGCATTTCGGTTGATACATCTGGAAGTGCGTACGTGACAGGTATTACGGGATCTACTGATTTTCCTGTGACGTCTGGTGCCTTTCAAACGGTATATGGAGGATCCCTTGATGCTTATATCACTAAATTTAATCCTGCTGGTTCCTCGTTGGTGTACTCTACCTTTCTAGGCGGAAGTGATGGCGATGGTGGATTTGCTATTGACTTAGATGGTGCCAACAATGCTTATATAACTGGCAGTACTCGGTCCACCAATTTTCCGATAACCAAGATTGCTTTTCAAACCACTTTACCTGGTTCATCCGCTGCCTTGGTAACGAAGCTAAATTCGATGGGGAGTTCATTGATATTCTCTACCTATTTAGGTGGGAATTCCGATCAATTTGCAGTGGGCATTGCAGTGGACTCTTTTGGTTCCGCTTGGGTAACAGGGGCGACTACTTCCACTAATTTCCCCCTTACATCAGATGCTTTTCAAGATAGCTTTGGGGGAAATATTGATGCTTTCATCACACAAATGAGTTTTTCCGGTCGAGGGGTTTCCTTTTCTTCATACTTAGGCGGAAGTGATACTGATGTAGGCAATGCTGTTGCAGTGGATAATCAGGGGAGTGCTTATGTTACTGGGGAGACACAATCAACTAATTATCCTGTTACTTTCGGTGCGTTTCAGAGATCCAACCCCTCTCCTGGAGATGGCAGCGCCTTTGTAATGAAAGTAGGGCAACAAACATCAGTGGGAGCCACAGGAGCAACGGGAGCAACGGGGCCTGCTGGGGCAACGGGAGCAACGGGACCTACTGGGGCAACGGGAGTAACGGGAGCCACCGGGCCGACTGGAGCCACAGGTGTAACCGGGCCGCAAGGTCCAAGAGGGCCAGAAGGTCGGCGTGGACCGAGAGGCCCAAGAGGTCCTCGTGGTTTTAGTGGGGGTGGAGAGTTTTCACGATAG
- a CDS encoding YheC/YheD family protein: MAIKIGYKWRVYKQLMGNKRLSSALPETRLWTIPTMWRMLNRHKSIILKPSAGTGGYAVIRLTFLQNGRVEVRYAGKRYVTRRKRKVNQLICALVDWGGSAYIVQQYIPLATIHGCPIDHRVMLQRKTLRSPWVITGYHSRKAGKDEKVITNVKRGKAKVLPVETTLIQAAVKESPQKVLQKMKRLSILIAKHTARSPLCKEIGVDLGVDKKGKVWIIETNPQPDVQPSIGGFRMLSTRTMFNKIIQYRGSRYPKKYKKDNRKADKLLAKIFEGFNPLNH, encoded by the coding sequence ATGGCCATAAAAATAGGATACAAGTGGAGAGTTTATAAACAACTTATGGGGAATAAGAGGTTGTCCTCTGCACTGCCTGAAACCAGACTTTGGACCATTCCAACCATGTGGAGAATGTTAAATAGACACAAATCTATTATTTTGAAACCGTCTGCTGGTACCGGTGGCTATGCGGTCATTCGTCTAACCTTCTTACAAAATGGGAGAGTGGAGGTAAGGTACGCGGGAAAAAGGTACGTAACCCGTCGCAAAAGAAAAGTTAATCAATTAATATGTGCACTTGTCGACTGGGGAGGTTCGGCATACATTGTACAACAATATATCCCCCTGGCAACGATTCATGGCTGCCCGATCGATCATCGAGTGATGCTACAGAGAAAAACGCTGCGTAGTCCTTGGGTGATTACAGGCTACCACTCAAGAAAAGCGGGAAAAGATGAAAAGGTGATTACCAATGTCAAACGTGGCAAGGCGAAGGTACTGCCAGTAGAAACTACCCTAATTCAAGCAGCCGTCAAAGAATCTCCCCAAAAAGTACTACAAAAGATGAAGAGATTAAGTATTCTTATTGCAAAACATACTGCACGATCTCCGCTCTGCAAAGAAATCGGGGTAGATCTGGGCGTAGACAAAAAAGGGAAAGTATGGATTATTGAAACCAACCCTCAGCCCGATGTTCAGCCCTCTATTGGAGGGTTTCGCATGCTCTCAACAAGAACGATGTTTAATAAAATCATTCAATATCGGGGTAGCCGCTATCCCAAAAAGTACAAAAAAGATAATAGAAAAGCGGATAAGTTGCTAGCAAAAATATTTGAAGGATTTAATCCTCTAAATCATTGA